The genomic DNA TTAAAAACTTTACAGAGTAAATTTACTTGGTAAAGTATGAATGAACTACAGTTACTCCTGGGAACCAGCCAGGGACTGGTGGTAAGCAGCATAGCGGCACTGGTGCTTAGGGTGTTCGTTGGAGTGAACTTCATGGTTCATGGATCACCTAAACTCTTTGGACCAGGAAGAAGGGACATGAGAACAGGCATGAGTCAACTACTAGGCATACCGGGTATACTCTTTGACTTAACCGGTTTATTAGAGTTCATAGGTGGTTTAGCATTACTGCTTGGATTATTGACGAGAATTGCCACATTGTT from Caldivirga sp. includes the following:
- a CDS encoding DoxX family membrane protein, producing the protein MNELQLLLGTSQGLVVSSIAALVLRVFVGVNFMVHGSPKLFGPGRRDMRTGMSQLLGIPGILFDLTGLLEFIGGLALLLGLLTRIATLLLAIYNHHT